The following coding sequences are from one Collimonas arenae window:
- a CDS encoding MDR family MFS transporter: protein MAIHSASAHSSDQVLPFRESLLAMLGIAFVVMLVALDSTVVGTALPTIVAELKGFDLYAWVATSYLLTSVITVPIFGRLGDYYGRKPFVLVSIILFTAASILCGMANSMLWLVIARGLQGIGGGMLVGTAFACIPDLFPGAHVRLRWQVLMSTAFGIATAVGPSLGGFLTQYWGWRWVFYVNLPVGVLSLFFVYKYLPHLRHTHPDAKIRLDWPGALLITAALGCLQLFVEMLPKHGLSLAMLGLLAASVVAFIALWKWEHHTPQPILPFDLLFDKKLSTLFLLSVLSGFSMFSLMFYAPLLYQGGFGLSPQEAGLLITPLVACIMVGSISNGRIITKLKNPNIMLYVGFSLLALSCLGVVISNRWTSHGVIAGFMLVGGLGLGFILPNLTIFIQQEAGREHLGIATALMQSLRMIGSMLGTAIIGTLINHMYAGSVHQALSEQKADDWFSSFSDPQILISHDTQTTVLAQLASAGHQGQLLLVAAREALIGAIHMGVGLAVIVTVTALWLVRRVPAITLHSKLEPAVVAE from the coding sequence ATGGCTATCCATTCTGCCTCTGCTCACTCGAGCGACCAGGTTTTACCTTTCCGTGAATCACTGCTTGCCATGCTCGGCATCGCCTTTGTGGTGATGTTGGTGGCGCTCGACTCAACCGTGGTCGGCACCGCGTTGCCGACCATCGTTGCAGAATTGAAAGGCTTCGACCTGTATGCGTGGGTCGCCACCTCATATCTGCTGACTTCTGTGATTACCGTGCCGATATTCGGCCGACTCGGCGACTACTATGGTCGAAAACCGTTCGTGCTGGTCTCAATCATCCTGTTCACTGCCGCCTCAATCCTGTGCGGCATGGCGAACAGCATGCTGTGGCTGGTGATTGCGCGCGGCTTACAAGGCATCGGTGGCGGCATGCTGGTCGGCACAGCATTCGCCTGCATCCCCGACCTGTTTCCCGGCGCCCATGTGCGGCTGCGCTGGCAGGTTCTGATGAGCACGGCATTCGGCATCGCCACTGCGGTGGGTCCCTCGCTAGGCGGCTTCCTGACCCAATACTGGGGCTGGCGCTGGGTGTTCTATGTCAACCTGCCAGTTGGCGTGTTGTCGCTGTTCTTCGTCTACAAATACTTGCCGCACCTGCGCCACACCCACCCGGACGCCAAGATCCGTCTCGACTGGCCTGGCGCGTTGCTGATCACTGCGGCGCTGGGCTGTCTGCAGCTGTTTGTCGAAATGCTGCCCAAGCACGGCCTGTCGCTGGCAATGCTGGGCCTGCTGGCGGCCAGCGTCGTAGCGTTCATCGCGCTCTGGAAATGGGAACATCACACACCGCAACCGATCCTGCCGTTCGACCTGCTGTTCGACAAAAAATTGTCGACGCTCTTCCTGCTGTCTGTGCTGAGCGGATTTTCCATGTTTTCGTTGATGTTCTACGCACCATTGCTGTACCAGGGCGGTTTCGGCCTGTCGCCGCAGGAGGCCGGCCTGCTGATTACGCCGCTGGTGGCTTGCATCATGGTCGGCAGCATTTCCAATGGCCGCATCATCACCAAGCTCAAGAATCCAAACATTATGCTGTATGTCGGGTTCTCGTTGCTGGCGCTATCGTGCCTCGGCGTCGTGATATCGAACCGCTGGACCTCACATGGCGTCATCGCCGGTTTCATGCTGGTCGGCGGATTGGGCCTTGGCTTCATCCTGCCTAACCTGACCATTTTCATCCAGCAGGAAGCTGGTCGTGAACACCTTGGCATCGCGACAGCACTGATGCAATCGCTGCGCATGATCGGCAGCATGCTTGGCACCGCGATCATCGGCACACTGATCAACCACATGTACGCCGGAAGCGTGCATCAGGCATTGAGCGAACAAAAGGCGGACGACTGGTTCAGCAGTTTTTCCGATCCGCAGATCCTGATCAGCCACGACACCCAAACCACGGTGCTGGCGCAATTGGCAAGCGCCGGCCACCAGGGCCAGTTGTTGCTGGTAGCTGCGCGCGAAGCCTTGATCGGCGCCATTCACATGGGTGTCGGACTGGCCGTGATCGTGACCGTGACAGCCCTGTGGCTGGTGCGCAGAGTGCCTGCCATCACCTTGCACAGCAAGCTCGAACCGGCTGTCGTCGCTGAATAA
- a CDS encoding CysB family HTH-type transcriptional regulator, giving the protein MNLHQFRFVREAVRQNYNLTEAAKALYTSQPGVSKAIIELEEELGVDIFTRHGKRIRGLTEPGRAVLKSVELIMQEIDGLKRIGNEYAAHDSGSFTIATTHTQARYALPKVVQAFTQKFPKVRLSLLQGNPKQVADMVRNDQADLALATEAIVNADGLVTLPCYQWEHVVVVPPDHPLLQSKAITLEEIAAFPLITYDSAFTGRTKIDHAFALRNLKPDVLLEAIDADVIKTYVELGMGVGIIAGMAFDAERDSGLRSIPVGHLFGSNISRAAVKQGAYLRSYVYTFIELLAPTMNRKLIEQVMNGEKDMYEL; this is encoded by the coding sequence ATGAATCTCCATCAGTTCCGCTTTGTTCGCGAGGCAGTGCGGCAAAACTATAATCTGACCGAGGCCGCCAAGGCGCTATATACGTCGCAACCAGGTGTTTCCAAGGCGATCATCGAGCTGGAAGAGGAGCTTGGTGTTGATATTTTTACACGGCACGGCAAGCGGATCCGCGGTCTGACCGAGCCGGGCAGGGCGGTGCTGAAATCGGTCGAACTGATCATGCAGGAGATCGACGGCCTGAAACGCATCGGCAATGAATACGCGGCGCATGACAGCGGCAGCTTTACGATTGCCACCACGCATACCCAGGCGCGCTATGCGTTGCCCAAGGTGGTACAGGCGTTTACCCAGAAATTCCCGAAAGTGCGCTTGTCTTTGCTGCAAGGCAACCCGAAGCAAGTGGCAGACATGGTGCGTAACGACCAGGCTGACCTGGCCTTGGCGACCGAGGCAATTGTCAACGCCGATGGCCTGGTGACCTTGCCTTGCTACCAATGGGAACATGTGGTGGTGGTGCCGCCGGATCATCCTTTGCTGCAGTCGAAGGCGATCACGCTGGAGGAGATCGCGGCTTTCCCGTTGATTACCTACGATAGCGCCTTCACCGGCCGTACCAAGATCGATCATGCATTTGCCTTGCGCAACTTGAAGCCGGATGTGTTGCTGGAGGCGATTGATGCCGATGTCATCAAGACGTATGTCGAGTTGGGTATGGGAGTGGGCATTATTGCTGGCATGGCATTCGATGCGGAGAGGGACAGTGGTTTGCGTTCGATTCCGGTCGGGCATCTGTTTGGCAGCAATATTTCGCGTGCTGCGGTGAAGCAGGGGGCTTATCTGCGCAGTTATGTCTACACCTTCATCGAGTTGCTGGCGCCGACGATGAATCGCAAGCTGATCGAGCAGGTGATGAATGGCGAGAAGGATATGTACGAGTTGTAG
- a CDS encoding sulfite exporter TauE/SafE family protein produces MTVSYVVSGFAVGLLVGLTGVGGGSLMTPLLTLLFGIHPSVAVGTDLAFASVTKVAGTVAHRSRGTVRWDIVKRLSLGALPAAIATALILKYLGGISAEIGQVIRYSIAVSVLLTVIALLFRGKLQTWLNAHPERHLRGRNLTLATVFAGVVLGALVTMSSIGAGAVGATILVLLYPRLTPAEVAGTDIAYAVPLTAIAALGHWWLGSIDWSLLGSLLLGSVPGITLGSLAARAVPEKFLRGLLAVTLTSVAVKLIY; encoded by the coding sequence ATGACTGTTTCTTATGTAGTGAGCGGTTTTGCCGTCGGATTACTAGTGGGATTGACCGGTGTCGGCGGCGGATCGCTGATGACGCCGCTATTGACGCTGCTGTTTGGCATCCATCCCAGCGTGGCTGTGGGTACCGACCTGGCATTTGCGTCGGTGACCAAGGTCGCCGGTACCGTCGCTCACCGCTCGCGCGGCACCGTACGCTGGGACATCGTCAAACGGCTGTCGCTCGGCGCGTTGCCGGCAGCTATCGCCACTGCATTGATACTCAAATACCTTGGCGGCATCAGCGCTGAAATCGGCCAGGTGATCCGCTACTCGATCGCCGTCTCGGTGCTGCTGACCGTGATCGCTCTGCTGTTCAGGGGCAAGCTGCAAACATGGCTGAATGCGCATCCGGAAAGGCATTTACGCGGCCGGAACCTGACGCTTGCAACCGTCTTCGCCGGCGTGGTGCTGGGCGCCCTGGTGACGATGTCGTCGATCGGCGCCGGTGCAGTAGGTGCGACCATCCTGGTGTTACTGTATCCGCGCCTGACGCCGGCAGAAGTTGCCGGCACTGACATCGCCTACGCAGTACCGCTGACCGCGATTGCGGCGCTCGGTCACTGGTGGCTGGGATCGATCGACTGGAGCCTGCTTGGATCGTTGCTGCTCGGCTCGGTGCCAGGGATCACGCTCGGCTCGCTGGCGGCGCGCGCGGTACCGGAAAAATTTCTGCGCGGCCTGCTGGCAGTGACATTGACCAGCGTCGCAGTAAAGTTGATTTACTGA
- a CDS encoding nitrite/sulfite reductase, which produces MYRYDQYDHQIVKERVAQYRDQVRRRLSNELAEDEFRILRLQNGLYMQRHAYMLRIAVPYGLLSAPQVRKFAHIARKYDRGYGHFTTRQNIQFNWIKLEESPDILAELATVEMHAIQTSGNCIRNITSDELAGVAADEVIDPRPYAEILREWSTFHPEFAYLPRKFKIAINGSEEDRAATAVHDIGLAMARNPAGDIGFRVMVGGGMGRTPIIGSVIREFLPWQHALTYLEAILRVYNQHGRRDNIYKARIKILVKAIGAEEFARQVEAEWIDIKDGPGTLTVEELQRVAQYFTAPAYETLPATDTGFETRKAEDKAFANWIKRNVKAHKVAGYAAVILSLKKTGVPPGDLTADQLDFVADLSERYSFGEVRVTHEQNLVLADVKQSELFALWQEAKAQGLATPNIGLLTDIICCPGGDFCSLANAKSIPIAQAIAEKFDNIDFQHDIGDIELNISGCINACGHHHIGNIGILGVDKDGAEWYQVSIGGAQGNNTSIGKIIGPSFSAHQMPAVIERLLDVYVKQRTEDERFIDTVQRIGVAPFKEFVYATPILLDQPHGEDACV; this is translated from the coding sequence ATGTATCGCTACGATCAATATGATCACCAGATAGTCAAGGAACGCGTCGCCCAATACCGCGACCAGGTACGGCGCCGCTTGTCCAATGAATTGGCGGAAGACGAGTTCCGCATCCTGCGCCTGCAAAATGGCCTGTACATGCAGCGCCATGCCTATATGCTGCGGATTGCCGTGCCTTACGGCCTGCTGTCGGCACCGCAAGTACGCAAGTTCGCCCATATCGCACGCAAGTACGACCGCGGCTACGGCCACTTCACCACGCGCCAGAATATCCAATTCAACTGGATCAAGCTGGAAGAGTCGCCAGATATCCTGGCCGAACTGGCAACCGTGGAAATGCACGCGATCCAGACTTCCGGCAACTGCATCCGCAATATCACTTCCGACGAACTGGCCGGCGTGGCCGCCGACGAAGTGATCGATCCGCGCCCGTACGCCGAAATTCTGCGCGAGTGGAGCACCTTCCACCCCGAATTCGCCTATCTGCCGCGTAAATTCAAGATCGCCATCAACGGCTCCGAGGAAGACCGCGCGGCAACTGCCGTGCATGACATCGGTCTGGCAATGGCCAGGAATCCTGCCGGCGACATCGGCTTTCGTGTGATGGTTGGCGGCGGCATGGGCCGCACCCCGATCATCGGCAGCGTGATCCGCGAGTTCCTGCCATGGCAGCATGCGCTCACCTACCTGGAAGCGATCCTGCGCGTGTACAACCAGCACGGCCGCCGCGACAACATCTACAAGGCACGTATCAAGATCCTGGTGAAAGCCATCGGCGCCGAAGAATTCGCGCGCCAGGTTGAGGCAGAATGGATCGACATCAAGGACGGCCCGGGTACGCTCACCGTCGAAGAACTGCAGCGCGTGGCCCAGTATTTCACTGCGCCTGCCTACGAGACATTGCCTGCGACCGATACGGGTTTCGAAACCCGCAAGGCCGAGGATAAAGCTTTCGCCAATTGGATCAAGCGCAACGTCAAGGCGCACAAGGTTGCCGGTTATGCGGCAGTCATCCTTTCCCTGAAAAAGACCGGTGTCCCACCGGGCGACCTCACCGCCGACCAGCTCGATTTCGTCGCCGACCTTTCCGAACGCTACAGCTTCGGCGAAGTGCGCGTCACACACGAACAAAACCTGGTGCTGGCCGACGTCAAGCAAAGCGAACTGTTCGCGCTCTGGCAGGAAGCCAAGGCACAGGGCCTGGCAACTCCAAACATCGGTTTGCTGACCGACATCATCTGCTGCCCCGGCGGCGATTTTTGCTCGCTGGCCAACGCCAAGTCGATCCCGATTGCGCAAGCCATCGCCGAGAAATTCGACAACATCGATTTCCAGCACGACATCGGCGATATCGAGCTGAACATCTCCGGTTGCATCAACGCCTGCGGCCACCACCACATCGGCAACATCGGCATCCTCGGTGTCGACAAGGATGGCGCCGAGTGGTACCAGGTCTCGATCGGCGGCGCGCAAGGCAACAACACCAGCATCGGCAAGATCATCGGCCCGTCGTTCTCGGCACACCAGATGCCGGCTGTGATCGAACGCCTGCTCGACGTCTACGTCAAACAGCGCACCGAAGATGAGCGCTTCATCGACACCGTGCAACGCATCGGCGTTGCACCGTTCAAGGAATTTGTCTACGCAACACCGATCCTGCTGGATCAACCGCATGGAGAGGATGCCTGTGTCTAA
- a CDS encoding DUF934 domain-containing protein, with translation MPVSNSEIIKNRAVVADDWTVLRLSEGDTADSVTIPAGKVILPLAVWQARRTELQGRTPLGVWLNSDAQADAIKDDLEQFEVIGINFPIFTDGRGYSIAFNLRTRYGYAGELRAIGDVLRDQLFYMQRVGFNAFAVRADKNIHDALKGLTDFSEKYQASWDEKTPLFRRVQRQPVTQD, from the coding sequence ATGCCTGTGTCTAATTCTGAAATCATCAAGAACCGCGCAGTCGTCGCCGACGACTGGACCGTGCTCCGCCTCAGCGAAGGCGATACTGCCGACAGCGTCACCATCCCGGCCGGCAAAGTGATCCTGCCGCTGGCGGTGTGGCAAGCCCGCCGCACCGAACTGCAGGGGCGCACGCCGCTGGGCGTATGGCTCAACAGCGACGCCCAGGCTGATGCGATCAAAGACGATCTGGAACAGTTCGAAGTCATCGGCATCAACTTCCCGATCTTCACCGATGGCCGCGGCTATTCCATCGCCTTCAACCTGCGCACCCGCTATGGCTACGCGGGCGAATTGCGCGCGATTGGCGATGTCCTGCGTGACCAGTTGTTCTACATGCAGCGCGTCGGCTTCAACGCATTCGCTGTCCGTGCCGACAAGAACATCCATGATGCATTAAAGGGATTGACCGATTTCTCGGAAAAATACCAGGCTTCGTGGGACGAAAAAACACCGCTGTTCCGTCGCGTACAACGCCAACCGGTTACACAGGATTGA
- the cysD gene encoding sulfate adenylyltransferase subunit CysD → MNTVVENFFLDKAANRHLDWLESEAIHIMREVAAECSNPALLFSGGKDSVVMLRLAEKAFRPGKFPFPLVHIDTGHNFEEVITFRDKRAAELGERLIVGSVEDSIKRGTVRLRNPQTDSRNAAQAVTLLETIAEYKFDACIGGARRDEEKARAKERIFSFRDEFGQWNPKAQRPELWDLYNTRVHPGENMRVFPISNWTELDVWQYIAREKLELPPIYFAHQRQVIPRNGLLVPLTDLTPAREGEIVETREVRFRTVGDISCTCPVASDAATVEAIIAETAVTQITERGATRMDDQTSEASMEKRKKEGYF, encoded by the coding sequence ATGAACACAGTTGTTGAAAATTTTTTCCTGGACAAGGCCGCCAACCGCCACCTCGACTGGCTGGAATCGGAAGCGATCCACATCATGCGCGAAGTGGCCGCCGAGTGCAGCAATCCTGCGCTGCTCTTCTCGGGTGGCAAGGATTCGGTGGTGATGTTGCGCCTGGCGGAAAAAGCGTTCCGCCCGGGCAAATTCCCTTTCCCTCTGGTGCATATCGACACCGGCCATAATTTTGAAGAAGTCATCACCTTCCGCGACAAGCGCGCAGCAGAGCTGGGCGAACGCCTGATCGTCGGCTCGGTCGAGGATTCAATCAAGCGCGGCACGGTGCGCCTGCGCAATCCGCAAACCGATTCGCGCAACGCCGCGCAAGCAGTCACCCTGTTGGAAACCATCGCCGAATACAAGTTCGACGCCTGTATCGGCGGCGCCCGCCGCGATGAAGAAAAGGCACGCGCCAAGGAACGGATTTTTTCGTTCCGTGACGAATTCGGCCAATGGAATCCGAAAGCGCAACGCCCGGAACTCTGGGACCTGTACAACACCCGCGTCCACCCCGGCGAAAACATGCGCGTGTTCCCGATCTCCAACTGGACCGAACTCGACGTCTGGCAATACATCGCCCGCGAAAAACTGGAACTGCCACCGATCTATTTCGCCCATCAACGCCAGGTAATCCCACGCAATGGCCTGCTGGTACCGCTGACCGACCTGACCCCGGCACGCGAAGGCGAAATCGTGGAAACCCGTGAAGTACGCTTCCGTACCGTCGGCGACATCTCCTGCACCTGCCCGGTAGCGTCCGATGCAGCGACGGTTGAAGCGATCATCGCCGAAACTGCGGTAACGCAAATCACCGAACGCGGCGCCACCCGGATGGACGACCAGACCTCGGAAGCGTCGATGGAAAAACGTAAGAAAGAAGGATATTTCTGA
- a CDS encoding sulfate adenylyltransferase subunit 1, protein MNAVVTKVADASHANTAPLERGLLRFITAGSVDDGKSTLIGRLLFDSKGIFADQLDAISRAKHKRTVGDTIDLSLLTDGLEAEREQGITIDVAYRYFATPKRKFIIADTPGHEQYTRNMVTGASTADAVIILIDVSKVKLGDDGSVELLTQTKRHSTIAHLLQIEHVIVAVNKMDLVNYDQTVYNRIVAAYQEFAQQLGLRDVRPIPLSALAGDNVVVAGDNMPWNQGPTLIELLESLSVYDESHDEPFRFPVQLVARHNGHEANDFRGYMGRIEAGKVSKGDKLIVQPSGQSATVKDILVLEGSLQSAVVGQSVTLLLDEYLDISRGDMLTSVDRAPTLLKTVGADLCWLSEEPLDLRRKYWMKHSTKQVAARIAKVDTLLDINTQERRPAESLKLNDIARVSLNVQQAIAADSYDAIRATGAFILIDEVTHQTVAAGMIRLD, encoded by the coding sequence ATGAACGCCGTTGTGACAAAAGTTGCCGATGCGAGCCATGCAAACACTGCGCCTCTGGAGCGTGGTCTGTTGCGCTTCATCACCGCCGGTTCGGTAGACGACGGCAAGAGCACACTGATCGGCCGCCTGCTGTTCGACAGCAAGGGCATCTTTGCCGACCAGTTGGACGCCATCTCGCGCGCCAAGCACAAGCGCACAGTCGGCGACACCATTGACCTGTCGCTGTTGACCGATGGCCTTGAGGCGGAACGCGAACAAGGTATCACGATCGACGTCGCCTATCGCTATTTCGCGACGCCGAAACGCAAGTTCATCATCGCCGACACCCCGGGCCACGAGCAGTACACCCGCAACATGGTAACCGGCGCGTCGACTGCCGACGCCGTCATCATCCTGATCGACGTCTCCAAGGTAAAGCTCGGCGACGACGGCAGCGTTGAGCTGCTGACCCAGACCAAACGCCATTCGACGATTGCCCACCTGCTACAGATCGAACACGTGATCGTGGCAGTCAACAAGATGGATCTGGTCAACTACGACCAGACCGTCTACAACCGCATCGTCGCTGCCTACCAGGAATTCGCCCAACAGCTCGGCCTGCGCGATGTGCGCCCGATTCCGCTGTCGGCACTGGCTGGCGACAACGTCGTAGTGGCTGGCGACAACATGCCTTGGAACCAGGGCCCGACCCTGATCGAACTGCTGGAATCGCTGAGCGTCTACGACGAATCGCATGACGAACCATTCCGTTTCCCGGTCCAGCTAGTGGCCCGTCACAACGGCCATGAAGCCAACGATTTTCGCGGCTACATGGGCCGCATCGAAGCCGGTAAGGTTAGCAAGGGCGACAAGCTGATCGTGCAACCTAGCGGCCAGAGCGCCACCGTCAAGGACATCCTGGTGCTGGAAGGTTCGCTGCAATCAGCCGTGGTCGGCCAATCGGTGACCTTGCTCCTGGATGAATACCTGGATATCTCGCGCGGCGACATGTTGACTTCGGTTGATCGCGCACCGACTTTGCTGAAGACCGTCGGCGCCGATCTCTGCTGGCTGTCCGAAGAGCCGCTCGACCTGCGCCGCAAATACTGGATGAAACACAGCACCAAGCAAGTCGCTGCACGCATCGCCAAGGTCGATACGCTGCTGGACATCAATACCCAGGAACGCCGCCCGGCCGAATCACTGAAGCTGAACGACATCGCGCGTGTCTCGTTGAACGTGCAGCAAGCGATTGCCGCCGATTCCTACGATGCGATCCGCGCCACCGGCGCCTTCATCCTGATCGATGAAGTGACGCATCAGACCGTCGCTGCCGGCATGATCCGGCTCGACTGA
- a CDS encoding LysR substrate-binding domain-containing protein — translation MKTRLPPLKPLRVFEAVVRTGSLTLAAAELHLTHSAVSQQIKLLEQHFDQTLFIRGQRGVEPTEAARVFFADVKAGLDRIALASEQLLNTGKQRIIRVSCTPSMAMRWLIPRLSSFQIENPRVEIRVTTSTVAVDAIKEPFDVLIRRSPMHRAEYECIRFLDDVLTPVASPRYLQQHKFAAPADLLQASLLHLSSRSETWTRWFGEVGVPIKGQLPGQIYEHFFLSLQAALTDLGVAMGSLALIEDDLAHGSLLPLFPDLRLQDKGFHLLFRPSHQDPVLANFIAWLQLKGKQTSNGIKEENQQAK, via the coding sequence ATGAAGACACGCTTGCCACCTCTCAAGCCATTGCGCGTATTCGAAGCCGTGGTGCGCACCGGCAGCCTGACGCTGGCCGCCGCCGAACTCCATCTGACGCACAGCGCGGTAAGCCAGCAAATCAAATTGCTGGAGCAGCATTTCGACCAGACCTTGTTCATCCGCGGACAGCGCGGTGTCGAGCCGACCGAAGCGGCAAGAGTCTTCTTTGCCGACGTCAAAGCCGGATTGGACCGTATCGCGCTGGCCTCCGAACAGCTGCTCAATACCGGCAAGCAGCGCATCATCCGCGTCAGCTGTACGCCATCGATGGCGATGCGCTGGCTGATTCCTCGGCTTTCGTCATTCCAGATCGAGAATCCACGCGTCGAGATTCGAGTCACCACCTCGACTGTTGCGGTGGACGCCATCAAGGAGCCCTTCGACGTGCTCATACGACGCAGCCCGATGCATCGGGCAGAGTACGAATGCATCCGCTTTCTGGACGACGTGCTGACACCAGTGGCATCGCCACGTTATCTGCAACAGCACAAGTTCGCAGCCCCGGCCGACCTGCTGCAGGCTTCCCTGCTGCATCTGTCGAGCCGCTCGGAAACCTGGACCCGCTGGTTTGGCGAGGTGGGCGTGCCGATCAAAGGTCAGTTACCTGGCCAGATCTACGAGCATTTCTTCTTGAGTCTGCAAGCAGCGCTGACCGATCTTGGCGTGGCGATGGGTTCGCTGGCTCTGATCGAAGATGATCTGGCCCATGGCAGCTTGTTGCCGCTATTTCCGGATCTGCGTTTGCAGGATAAGGGATTTCATTTACTGTTCCGGCCTAGCCATCAAGACCCGGTGTTGGCCAATTTCATCGCGTGGCTGCAATTGAAAGGCAAGCAAACTTCCAACGGCATCAAGGAGGAGAATCAGCAGGCAAAGTAG
- a CDS encoding sirohydrochlorin chelatase, whose translation MSQPLSSNNVSQALVLFGHGARDPAWAAPFESLRQLIQGQLPALQVRLAFLELMQPDLPQLLQQLATDGIAEVSVVPVFLGQGGHVRRDLPALIAQARQQYPQMTINVAQAVGEQPDVLNAIAQYCISTLPADSPP comes from the coding sequence ATGTCGCAGCCACTCTCATCAAACAACGTTTCGCAGGCGCTGGTGCTGTTTGGCCACGGCGCCCGCGATCCGGCTTGGGCGGCGCCGTTTGAATCCTTGCGCCAACTCATCCAGGGGCAGCTACCGGCGCTGCAAGTGAGGCTGGCTTTCCTGGAGTTGATGCAGCCGGATCTACCGCAATTGCTGCAGCAATTGGCAACAGACGGCATCGCCGAGGTTAGCGTGGTGCCGGTCTTTCTCGGACAGGGCGGCCATGTACGGCGCGACCTGCCGGCATTGATTGCGCAAGCCCGGCAGCAGTATCCTCAAATGACCATCAACGTGGCGCAGGCGGTTGGCGAACAGCCAGACGTGCTCAACGCCATCGCTCAATACTGCATTTCTACTTTGCCTGCTGATTCTCCTCCTTGA
- the lptG gene encoding LPS export ABC transporter permease LptG gives MKVLQRYFRAEIVRSVLFTLAAFLALFAFFDLMNELPSVGRGGYKLQHAFLVVLLGLPSYAYELMPIAALIGTIYTLSQFAARSEFTIMRVSSMSTMMAAKALFKIGLLFVVATVLIGEFVSPKSAEWAEQLKLQSKGSSISQKFKTGLWSKDVIRTDGTTGDIIGSRFINIDEIRSDGELEGVKLYEFDRNLHMTAQLHAKRANYQGNHVWRMAEVVQTDFVNGASTEDITSSIATKSFPSKDLVSEITPEILSVLFADPDHMSAYNLWSYSRHLAENNQHSERYDIAFWKKLVYPLSVFVMMALALPFAYLHFRAGGVSLKIFTGIMIGVSFQLVNTLFSHLGLLNTWPPFITAALPSSLFLLVAMAALWKIERQ, from the coding sequence ATGAAGGTCCTGCAGCGTTATTTCCGGGCCGAGATTGTCCGCTCAGTGCTGTTTACGCTGGCGGCGTTCCTGGCGTTGTTCGCGTTCTTCGACCTGATGAACGAACTTCCGTCTGTGGGGCGCGGCGGCTATAAGCTGCAGCATGCTTTCCTGGTTGTGCTGCTGGGACTGCCGAGCTATGCCTATGAACTGATGCCGATTGCGGCGTTGATCGGCACCATCTACACGCTTTCCCAATTTGCCGCACGTTCTGAATTCACCATCATGCGGGTCTCCAGCATGTCGACCATGATGGCGGCCAAGGCGCTGTTCAAGATCGGCCTGCTGTTTGTCGTGGCGACTGTGCTGATCGGCGAATTCGTTTCGCCCAAGAGTGCGGAATGGGCGGAGCAACTGAAGCTGCAATCGAAGGGATCATCGATTTCACAGAAATTCAAGACTGGCTTGTGGAGCAAAGACGTGATCCGGACCGACGGCACCACTGGCGACATTATTGGTTCACGTTTCATCAATATCGATGAAATTCGCTCTGACGGCGAGCTGGAGGGAGTCAAGCTGTACGAGTTCGATCGCAACCTGCACATGACGGCGCAGCTCCATGCGAAGCGCGCCAACTACCAAGGCAACCATGTTTGGCGCATGGCCGAGGTGGTACAGACCGATTTCGTCAACGGCGCCTCGACCGAGGACATCACCAGTTCGATCGCCACCAAGAGTTTCCCGAGCAAGGATCTGGTTTCCGAAATCACGCCGGAAATCCTGTCGGTGCTGTTCGCCGATCCGGACCACATGTCGGCCTATAATTTGTGGTCTTACTCCAGGCATCTGGCGGAGAATAACCAGCACAGCGAGCGATACGATATCGCGTTCTGGAAAAAGCTGGTGTATCCGTTGTCGGTATTCGTGATGATGGCGCTGGCTTTGCCGTTCGCCTATCTGCATTTCCGGGCAGGCGGCGTCAGCCTGAAGATTTTCACCGGCATCATGATCGGTGTCAGCTTCCAACTGGTCAACACGCTGTTTTCGCACCTTGGATTGCTCAATACCTGGCCGCCTTTCATTACCGCGGCGTTGCCGAGCAGTTTATTCCTGCTGGTCGCCATGGCGGCGCTGTGGAAGATCGAGCGGCAGTAG